The following proteins are encoded in a genomic region of Abyssisolibacter fermentans:
- the holA gene encoding DNA polymerase III subunit delta: MSYKIILNDIKQNSLKPIYLCYGVENYLKSVILDKLVEKYIDKAFYDLNYIHIQEEVKAKDIINACETLPFMSEKKIVVIEDCSVFSSKSSEDTDEDIINYIKAPNQSTCLIFYQNVDKVDNRRKIVKLIKKHGTVIELNKINERELYSWINKEFKEKGKKINLATIEHFVSIISYYDKNLDKSMFDIKNEITKICDYYSDKINIGRDDVEKVITKSISNNIFKLVDAIGQKNTVGCLEELNNIIINQEPIPKIMYMIIRQFRLLAEVKLLTTQGYNSNDIAKKMKTHVFIVKKLIVQSRNFTYQEIKRALVRCLQTDKDIKTSSKDNRLAVEMLIIDFAS; this comes from the coding sequence ATGAGCTATAAGATTATTTTAAACGATATAAAGCAAAATAGCTTGAAACCAATATATTTATGTTATGGTGTTGAAAACTATTTGAAGTCAGTTATTTTAGATAAATTAGTAGAAAAATATATTGATAAAGCTTTTTATGATTTAAATTATATACATATACAAGAAGAAGTTAAAGCTAAGGATATTATAAATGCATGTGAGACACTTCCTTTTATGTCTGAAAAAAAGATTGTTGTAATTGAAGATTGTAGTGTTTTTTCATCTAAATCTAGTGAAGATACTGATGAGGATATAATTAATTACATAAAAGCTCCTAATCAAAGTACATGTTTAATATTCTATCAAAATGTTGATAAGGTTGATAATAGACGTAAGATTGTTAAATTAATAAAAAAACATGGTACTGTTATTGAATTGAATAAAATTAATGAAAGAGAGCTTTATTCTTGGATTAACAAAGAATTTAAAGAAAAAGGGAAAAAAATAAACTTAGCTACAATTGAGCATTTTGTGTCTATTATAAGTTACTATGATAAAAACTTAGACAAATCTATGTTTGATATTAAAAACGAAATTACGAAGATTTGTGATTATTATTCAGATAAAATCAATATTGGACGGGACGATGTAGAAAAAGTTATAACAAAATCAATTAGTAATAATATATTTAAGCTAGTAGATGCTATAGGACAAAAAAATACAGTTGGGTGTTTAGAGGAATTAAACAATATTATTATTAATCAAGAACCTATTCCTAAGATAATGTATATGATAATAAGACAATTTCGATTATTAGCTGAGGTAAAATTATTAACTACTCAAGGCTATAATTCTAATGATATAGCTAAAAAAATGAAAACTCATGTATTTATAGTAAAGAAACTAATAGTGCAGAGTAGAAATTTTACATATCAAGAGATTAAAAGAGCATTAGTTAGGTGTTTACAGACAGATAAAGATATCAAAACAAGTTCAAAAGATAATAGATTAGCTGTAGAAATGTTAATAATAGATTTTGCTTCTTAA